In Propionimicrobium sp. PCR01-08-3, one DNA window encodes the following:
- a CDS encoding AbgT family transporter yields MSVDVESKQRKGMDRFLNGVERLGNKLPEPFTLFTALFLITAVACTIMAWFNVVVDVPGTDEPTPIKGFFTGEGLAWFTSNIGENYIGFPPLKTVVPILLAIAIAEQTGFLSAMIRKVVGSAPGWLLPYAVGFIGVAGSIMADSAFVVIPPLAMIAFKAAGRHPVAGLIGGFAAAGAGYSTNFVPTSLDALFAGITNSVITTVPMIEQNADPINPVSNYFFNLASAFVLAILAGFIIDKVVEPQVNRLGISRDEIKEPTGLTEELDAIVDEGEDTGIYAQRGTGVEQSREVEDHKLTDIEKKGLRRAFLVLGILAVVVIAAILVPASPWRNEDGGFLPKSPLLDSIVFLVFTVFAVGGYVYGKKTGAITGYRDVPKLMGGGIVGMTSFLVLAFVLGNFIALFNWSGIGSWIAVEGAELLERMHLSGFGAIVLFIVLCSILNLFIISGSGMWAIMAAVFVPMFGLLGYEPSFIQGAFRVGDSATQIITPMNPYMIVFLGFLRRYEPKAGMGTIISRMLPFVIPFWIAWTVILFIFFQFDLPMGPGNGIMMDIP; encoded by the coding sequence ATGTCTGTTGATGTCGAAAGCAAACAGCGCAAGGGGATGGATCGGTTCCTCAATGGAGTCGAACGCCTGGGAAATAAGCTTCCCGAGCCATTCACGTTGTTCACGGCTCTGTTTCTTATCACCGCCGTGGCCTGCACCATCATGGCATGGTTCAATGTGGTGGTCGATGTTCCCGGAACCGATGAGCCCACGCCTATCAAAGGGTTCTTCACCGGCGAAGGACTGGCCTGGTTTACCTCGAATATCGGTGAAAACTATATCGGTTTCCCACCATTGAAAACCGTCGTCCCGATTCTGTTGGCCATCGCAATTGCCGAGCAAACCGGATTCTTATCCGCGATGATCCGCAAGGTCGTCGGTTCGGCTCCCGGGTGGCTGCTGCCTTATGCGGTCGGGTTCATCGGTGTTGCGGGTTCGATCATGGCCGATTCTGCCTTCGTGGTGATTCCGCCGCTAGCGATGATCGCTTTCAAGGCCGCCGGACGCCATCCCGTCGCGGGCCTGATCGGCGGTTTCGCCGCGGCCGGCGCCGGATATTCGACGAACTTCGTCCCGACGTCGTTGGACGCGTTGTTCGCCGGAATCACGAATTCGGTGATCACCACCGTGCCGATGATCGAGCAGAATGCCGACCCAATCAATCCGGTCTCGAATTACTTCTTCAACCTGGCTTCGGCGTTCGTGCTCGCAATTCTGGCGGGTTTCATCATCGACAAGGTCGTGGAGCCCCAGGTCAACCGGCTGGGCATCTCCCGCGACGAGATCAAGGAGCCGACCGGGCTCACCGAAGAACTCGACGCGATCGTCGATGAGGGCGAAGATACCGGCATCTACGCACAGCGCGGGACCGGCGTGGAGCAGTCCCGCGAGGTGGAAGACCACAAGCTGACCGATATCGAGAAGAAGGGTCTGCGGCGGGCGTTCCTCGTCCTGGGCATCTTGGCCGTGGTGGTGATTGCCGCAATTCTCGTTCCGGCTTCACCGTGGCGCAACGAGGACGGTGGCTTCTTGCCGAAGTCGCCGCTGCTGGATTCGATTGTCTTCCTGGTATTCACCGTTTTCGCGGTCGGCGGCTATGTCTATGGCAAGAAGACCGGTGCGATCACCGGGTATCGCGATGTGCCGAAACTCATGGGTGGCGGCATAGTCGGCATGACATCTTTCCTCGTCCTGGCGTTTGTATTGGGCAATTTCATCGCATTGTTCAATTGGTCGGGTATCGGCAGTTGGATCGCCGTTGAAGGAGCCGAACTGCTCGAGCGCATGCATTTGAGCGGATTCGGTGCGATCGTGCTGTTCATTGTCTTGTGCAGCATCTTGAATCTTTTCATCATTTCCGGTTCGGGGATGTGGGCAATCATGGCGGCGGTCTTCGTCCCGATGTTCGGATTGCTGGGTTACGAACCGTCCTTTATTCAGGGCGCGTTCCGCGTCGGCGATTCGGCTACCCAGATCATCACTCCGATGAATCCTTACATGATCGTTTTCCTCGGATTCTTGCGTCGCTATGAGCCGAAGGCCGGCATGGGCACGATCATCTCCCGGATGCTGCCCTTCGTCATTCCGTTCTGGATTGCTTGGACGGTCATCTTGTTCATCTTCTTCCAGTTCGATCTTCCGATGGGGCCGGGCAACGGAATCATGATGGACATTCCCTGA
- a CDS encoding amidohydrolase has protein sequence MTSQYDYFREPSEFYLRQMQDEAAARLAMIGTDADKTAAAKQPSGRSYSGASESLQRDLEQIVESHSGELLSLLHSIHDEPEIAFQERRSAAKIADLLAGNGFTPKIGVHSLDTAIRAEYTTANFDPAKHRTIGILAEYDALIGLGHGCGHNVIATAGTGAAIALRQLLATAKDAPEGRLVFLGTPAEEGRSGKEYMARAGAFDDLDAAIMLHPSGNDVASQVWLGRRLLSVTFTGRSAHASAQPYQGRNALDAASLAYQAIGLMRQQMIPVDRVHAVIVEGGKRASIIPDEARLDLYARSEFPETLLDLSERLEHIFRGAAMMTETTVTLNWDDDPPSLPVRANSVLTERWVLGERRRGRNPLPAGTLPDTQPASTDFGNVSYRVPGIHPMLKVAPADVALHTEAFVQAAESPLAEAGGIDGAYGLAATALDFLADDELAAAVKAEFEAAGGRVDVENFFTK, from the coding sequence ATGACGAGCCAATACGACTACTTCCGGGAGCCATCCGAGTTCTATCTACGCCAGATGCAGGACGAAGCTGCTGCCCGCTTGGCCATGATCGGCACTGACGCCGACAAAACGGCCGCGGCAAAGCAGCCGAGCGGACGCTCCTATTCAGGCGCATCCGAGTCGCTTCAACGAGACCTCGAGCAGATCGTCGAATCGCATTCCGGCGAACTGCTGAGCCTGCTGCACTCCATCCACGACGAACCGGAGATCGCCTTCCAAGAACGCCGCTCGGCAGCGAAGATCGCGGATCTGCTGGCCGGCAACGGGTTCACGCCGAAGATCGGCGTCCATAGCCTGGACACGGCGATCCGCGCCGAATACACGACCGCGAACTTCGACCCCGCGAAGCATCGCACTATCGGCATTCTCGCCGAATACGATGCCCTGATCGGTTTGGGGCATGGCTGCGGCCATAATGTCATCGCCACCGCAGGAACTGGTGCGGCCATTGCGCTGCGCCAACTCCTGGCCACCGCAAAGGACGCTCCCGAGGGACGCCTCGTCTTCCTCGGCACCCCGGCGGAGGAAGGCCGCTCCGGCAAGGAGTACATGGCGCGTGCGGGCGCATTCGACGATCTGGACGCGGCCATCATGCTGCACCCCTCCGGCAATGACGTCGCCTCCCAGGTGTGGCTGGGTCGTAGACTGCTCTCGGTCACCTTCACCGGACGCAGCGCGCACGCCTCCGCGCAGCCCTATCAGGGACGCAACGCGTTGGACGCCGCATCCCTGGCCTACCAAGCCATCGGTCTGATGCGCCAGCAAATGATCCCGGTCGACCGGGTGCATGCGGTCATCGTCGAAGGCGGCAAGCGTGCCTCGATCATCCCGGACGAGGCCAGGCTCGATCTGTACGCGCGCTCCGAATTCCCCGAGACGCTCCTCGACCTGTCCGAGCGGTTGGAGCACATCTTCCGGGGCGCGGCGATGATGACCGAAACCACGGTCACCCTGAATTGGGACGATGATCCGCCGAGCCTGCCCGTCCGCGCAAATTCGGTGCTCACCGAACGCTGGGTGCTGGGTGAGCGGCGACGCGGACGCAACCCGCTGCCCGCCGGTACCCTTCCCGATACCCAACCGGCCTCCACCGACTTCGGAAACGTCAGCTATCGGGTGCCCGGTATTCATCCCATGCTCAAGGTTGCCCCGGCAGATGTCGCGCTGCACACCGAGGCATTCGTGCAGGCCGCGGAATCTCCGCTGGCCGAGGCCGGAGGAATCGATGGCGCCTACGGGCTCGCTGCCACGGCCCTCGACTTCTTGGCCGACGATGAGCTGGCAGCAGCCGTGAAAGCCGAATTCGAGGCGGCCGGAGGACGCGTCGACGTCGAAAACTTCTTCACCAAATAA
- the metB gene encoding cystathionine gamma-synthase has translation MDPISQLGRGLRAGLDSDTAFSSIVPPIYLGTNYAFPSLENEPDYGYSRSENPTRDLLGEAIATLEGGSQGVITSSGLSALNLCFTALVPAGGRIIAPHDCYGGTWRLLNHLAERGNFTVDYVNETDPGALDEALARPTDLVLIETPSNPLLRIVDLQPTVEKVHAAGALALADNTFCSPMRQRPIEFGADIVAHSTTKFINGHSDVVGGAVVANNAELGEKLAFWANVLGLTAGAFDSWLVLRGLRTLDARVRVHDANAAEIVDVLTRHSAVQAVYYPGLPDHPGHEIARRQQHGFGSMITFEVAGGFEGASAFCRGLQVFDIAESLGGIESLVAHPATMTHASMTPEAQLAAGITPAMLRLSVGIEPAGDLVADIRAGLDRVLEVVQHG, from the coding sequence ATGGATCCGATCTCCCAGCTTGGACGAGGCCTGCGCGCGGGCCTTGACTCCGACACCGCGTTCTCGTCGATCGTTCCCCCGATCTACCTCGGCACCAATTACGCCTTTCCGAGCCTGGAGAATGAGCCCGACTACGGTTACAGCAGGTCCGAGAACCCGACCCGTGATCTGCTGGGTGAGGCCATCGCCACCCTCGAAGGCGGTAGCCAGGGCGTCATCACCTCATCGGGGCTGTCTGCTTTGAATCTCTGTTTCACCGCGCTGGTGCCGGCGGGCGGACGCATCATCGCGCCGCACGACTGTTACGGCGGCACCTGGCGGTTGCTCAACCATCTGGCCGAGCGCGGCAATTTCACCGTCGACTACGTCAACGAAACCGACCCCGGCGCCTTGGACGAAGCTCTGGCGCGCCCCACCGATCTGGTCCTGATCGAGACGCCGTCCAATCCCCTGCTGCGGATCGTCGACCTGCAGCCGACCGTCGAGAAGGTGCACGCGGCCGGAGCCTTGGCGCTGGCCGACAACACCTTCTGCTCGCCGATGCGGCAGCGTCCGATCGAATTCGGCGCCGATATCGTGGCGCATTCGACGACGAAATTCATCAACGGGCATTCCGACGTGGTCGGCGGCGCAGTGGTGGCCAACAACGCCGAGCTCGGCGAGAAGCTGGCCTTCTGGGCGAATGTGCTCGGCCTCACCGCCGGCGCCTTCGATTCCTGGCTGGTCTTGCGCGGGCTTCGCACCCTGGACGCCAGAGTGCGCGTCCATGATGCGAATGCGGCCGAGATAGTTGACGTTTTGACAAGACATTCCGCAGTACAAGCCGTCTACTACCCCGGCCTGCCCGACCACCCCGGACATGAGATCGCACGGAGGCAGCAACACGGCTTTGGTTCGATGATCACTTTCGAGGTGGCCGGCGGGTTCGAGGGGGCGTCGGCATTCTGCCGAGGACTGCAGGTCTTCGACATCGCCGAATCGCTAGGGGGCATCGAATCGCTGGTCGCACATCCCGCGACCATGACGCACGCCTCGATGACCCCTGAGGCCCAGCTGGCTGCGGGAATCACTCCGGCCATGTTGCGGCTTTCGGTCGGGATCGAGCCGGCGGGTGACCTGGTGGCAGACATCCGCGCGGGCCTCGACCGCGTGCTGGAGGTCGTCCAGCACGGCTGA
- the ugpC gene encoding sn-glycerol-3-phosphate ABC transporter ATP-binding protein UgpC: MATVSFREAVRTYPGSDHPAVNHLNLEIGDGEFMVLVGPSGCGKSTSLRMLAGLEEVNSGAVWIGDRDVTDLPPKDRDIAMVFQNYALYPHMTVADNMGFALKMQGVAKDERDKRVQDAANLLGLTDLLARKPKNLSGGQRQRVAMGRAIVRNPQVFLMDEPLSNLDAKLRVQTRTQIAALQTRLGVTTVYVTHDQVEAMTMGDRVAVMKEGVLQQVDSPLVLYDRPANLFVAGFIGSPAMNLIKAGIVDGGVSVTGHVVPIPREVLDKATGNTVTIGIRPESFELSEGQGIDMQISVVEETGADSYLYGTLTEDAEDAALAGAAPEIVARVTTRRPPARGEVVQLHVDPETVHVFDSETGNRIS; the protein is encoded by the coding sequence ATGGCCACAGTTAGTTTCCGGGAAGCAGTACGCACGTATCCGGGATCGGATCACCCCGCAGTCAATCACCTCAACCTCGAAATCGGTGACGGTGAATTCATGGTGCTCGTCGGGCCTTCGGGCTGCGGCAAGTCGACCTCGCTGCGGATGCTCGCCGGACTCGAAGAGGTCAACTCGGGTGCAGTCTGGATCGGCGACCGCGATGTCACCGACCTGCCTCCGAAGGATCGCGATATCGCGATGGTCTTCCAGAACTACGCGCTCTACCCGCACATGACGGTCGCCGACAATATGGGTTTCGCACTCAAGATGCAGGGCGTCGCCAAGGACGAGCGCGACAAGCGCGTCCAGGACGCCGCCAATCTGCTCGGCCTGACCGATCTGCTCGCCCGCAAGCCGAAGAACCTTTCGGGCGGCCAGCGTCAGCGCGTCGCGATGGGGCGCGCGATCGTCCGTAACCCACAGGTCTTCTTGATGGACGAGCCGCTGTCGAACCTGGACGCCAAGTTGCGCGTCCAGACCCGTACCCAGATCGCCGCCTTGCAGACCAGGCTCGGCGTCACCACGGTGTATGTGACCCACGACCAGGTCGAGGCCATGACGATGGGCGACCGGGTGGCTGTGATGAAGGAAGGCGTTCTGCAGCAGGTCGACAGCCCGCTGGTGCTTTACGATCGTCCGGCCAATCTCTTCGTCGCAGGCTTTATCGGATCGCCCGCGATGAACCTGATCAAGGCCGGCATCGTCGATGGCGGTGTCTCGGTGACCGGTCACGTGGTGCCGATTCCGCGTGAGGTTCTGGACAAGGCCACCGGCAACACCGTGACGATCGGCATTCGTCCCGAGTCGTTCGAGCTGTCGGAGGGCCAAGGCATCGACATGCAGATCTCGGTCGTCGAAGAGACCGGTGCCGACTCGTACCTCTACGGCACGCTCACTGAGGACGCCGAGGACGCTGCCCTGGCCGGTGCCGCGCCTGAAATCGTCGCCAGGGTCACGACTCGCAGGCCTCCGGCGCGCGGTGAGGTCGTCCAGTTGCATGTCGATCCGGAAACGGTGCACGTCTTCGACTCGGAAACCGGCAACCGCATCTCCTGA
- a CDS encoding nuclear transport factor 2 family protein translates to MSDETSAFTDLLEINELIGQKESATDKDWFESVLHERFTMRRPNGQLSTKSDFISGMNTGAKRQTTIEDLEVHGRYRAICRCRVEKWTLADPEAVQVLDNLRVFVRENGRWQLVTWLAEPI, encoded by the coding sequence ATGAGTGACGAGACCTCGGCCTTCACCGACCTGCTGGAGATCAATGAGCTGATCGGGCAGAAAGAGTCCGCTACCGACAAGGACTGGTTCGAGAGTGTGCTGCACGAACGGTTCACCATGCGCCGTCCGAACGGCCAGCTTTCGACCAAGTCGGACTTCATTTCCGGGATGAACACCGGCGCCAAGCGGCAGACCACCATTGAGGATCTCGAGGTGCACGGCCGTTATCGCGCCATCTGCCGGTGCCGGGTCGAGAAGTGGACGCTGGCCGACCCCGAGGCCGTTCAGGTGCTCGACAACCTCCGGGTATTCGTCCGGGAGAATGGACGCTGGCAGTTGGTCACCTGGCTCGCCGAACCCATCTAG
- a CDS encoding LacI family DNA-binding transcriptional regulator: MNDKVATIRDVAARAGVGVKTVSRVINNEPHVAAATRQRVLSAIDELDYRPNAAGQGLRRAVAGTIAFVCEDTSEAFSQAVASSIESAAGQRSAFVTASTRGDSARERELLESLIARNVNGIVLAPSRGDLGYLKHRHGHTAIVCVDRPAAGFTADLAMSDNEAGMARATELLVGRGHRRIAYFGDSARLVTQRERLAGYLAVLDANGLRADHTLVYQHSPDVERVRRQLAYLAKLPEPPAAVVSANSLTTLDLIHAGLPVDSGGFVAFDDFPLADVVLGGITCVVQDARAIGEAAAGLLFRRMTGDRSEARVVRVPTKLIERSIASPDQVRWTNRIAAR; the protein is encoded by the coding sequence GTGAACGACAAGGTCGCGACGATCCGCGATGTCGCCGCGCGGGCCGGGGTCGGGGTCAAGACCGTCTCGCGAGTGATCAACAACGAGCCGCACGTGGCCGCAGCCACCCGGCAGCGGGTGCTGTCGGCCATCGACGAGTTGGATTATCGTCCCAATGCTGCGGGCCAGGGGCTGCGACGAGCCGTCGCCGGAACCATCGCGTTCGTCTGTGAAGACACCAGTGAGGCCTTCTCGCAGGCGGTGGCGTCGTCCATCGAGTCGGCCGCCGGGCAGCGCTCGGCTTTCGTCACCGCCTCGACCCGCGGCGACTCTGCCCGGGAGCGAGAACTGCTCGAATCGTTGATCGCGCGCAACGTCAACGGCATCGTGCTGGCACCATCTCGCGGCGACCTCGGCTACCTGAAACATCGGCACGGACACACTGCCATCGTCTGCGTCGATCGTCCGGCTGCGGGTTTTACCGCCGACCTTGCGATGTCTGACAACGAGGCGGGCATGGCCCGGGCGACCGAACTGCTGGTCGGCCGGGGCCATCGCCGGATCGCCTATTTTGGGGACTCCGCGCGGCTTGTCACTCAGCGAGAGCGCCTCGCCGGCTATCTCGCCGTGCTCGACGCGAACGGTCTGAGGGCTGATCACACGCTCGTCTATCAGCATTCGCCCGACGTTGAGCGAGTGCGCCGCCAGCTTGCCTATCTGGCGAAGTTGCCAGAACCGCCGGCTGCAGTCGTCTCGGCCAATTCGCTCACCACACTGGATCTGATCCATGCAGGATTGCCCGTTGACAGCGGTGGTTTCGTGGCATTCGATGACTTTCCGCTCGCCGATGTGGTGCTGGGCGGAATCACCTGTGTCGTGCAGGACGCCCGGGCCATCGGCGAGGCCGCCGCCGGGTTGCTCTTCCGCAGGATGACCGGTGATAGGTCCGAGGCGAGGGTCGTGCGGGTACCCACCAAGTTGATCGAGCGCAGTATCGCTTCCCCCGATCAGGTGCGATGGACGAACCGGATTGCGGCGCGCTGA
- a CDS encoding extracellular solute-binding protein, translating to MKRGSFLAAMGAVGAAAALGGCSPDPATQGGGTALNFFNDAGSWDPGYQAASDGLESVCGWGISPRTIPNAFSYEQVVRSLLQTKEPPDLVKWGSGYRMRDLARTGALAALDDEWTSSVSKGWLSDAMTADFTYGDHIYGLPLIQGYYVLTFNVSVWDDLGLSKPETWDDFISVCEELKAAGLAPIGTTQQNMWPTANWFSMLSAAFSSEWYDKVCANEASFLDDEPREMLQLWQDMINAGYHSSADSLNDDFASMVQAGRVGMWPAALSWSSANFNDDQQPWQWGGTLVVHEVFQRADGSLGVRIPGGVREALSASTVIETPGFELARGDGLAERYLAEELPAQALFSTTFTVGEGTRSVALRFLDDPATGDGYEFQLLAGERRIVFARRPNYPWHRNDNRGLERPFDFSPGTEHNLQLVLDDDLVTIYVDDVALNSRACSPTGKALAVQVVDGSVSFGPSRLSTLA from the coding sequence ATGAAGCGAGGAAGCTTTTTGGCCGCCATGGGTGCTGTGGGCGCGGCCGCAGCACTCGGCGGATGTTCACCTGATCCCGCGACCCAGGGCGGAGGAACCGCCTTGAACTTCTTCAACGACGCCGGATCATGGGATCCCGGCTACCAGGCGGCAAGCGACGGACTGGAATCGGTGTGCGGCTGGGGCATTTCACCGCGCACCATCCCCAACGCCTTCTCCTACGAGCAGGTCGTCCGCTCCCTACTGCAGACCAAGGAGCCCCCCGACCTGGTGAAATGGGGCAGCGGCTACCGGATGCGGGATCTGGCCCGCACCGGTGCGCTCGCCGCCCTCGATGACGAGTGGACATCCTCGGTGTCCAAGGGGTGGCTCAGCGACGCCATGACCGCCGACTTCACCTACGGCGATCACATCTACGGGCTGCCGCTGATTCAGGGCTATTACGTGCTGACCTTTAACGTCTCGGTCTGGGACGATCTGGGGCTCAGCAAGCCCGAGACCTGGGATGACTTCATCTCGGTATGCGAGGAGTTGAAGGCCGCCGGCCTCGCGCCGATCGGCACCACGCAGCAGAATATGTGGCCGACCGCGAACTGGTTCTCCATGCTGTCCGCTGCCTTCTCGTCGGAGTGGTACGACAAGGTCTGCGCCAACGAGGCATCCTTCTTGGACGACGAGCCGCGCGAAATGCTGCAGTTGTGGCAAGACATGATCAATGCGGGTTACCACTCGTCGGCCGATTCTCTCAATGACGACTTCGCGTCCATGGTGCAAGCCGGACGCGTGGGCATGTGGCCCGCGGCGCTCAGCTGGTCGTCCGCCAACTTCAATGACGATCAGCAGCCGTGGCAGTGGGGCGGCACCCTGGTCGTGCACGAGGTCTTCCAGCGCGCCGACGGATCGCTCGGGGTGCGGATTCCGGGTGGCGTCCGTGAGGCGCTCTCTGCCTCCACGGTGATCGAGACGCCGGGCTTCGAGCTGGCGCGTGGCGACGGCTTGGCCGAACGCTACCTGGCCGAAGAACTTCCTGCTCAAGCACTGTTCAGCACGACGTTCACGGTTGGCGAGGGCACTCGTTCGGTGGCGTTGCGGTTCTTGGACGATCCCGCCACCGGCGATGGATACGAGTTCCAGCTGTTGGCCGGCGAGCGGCGGATCGTTTTCGCCAGGCGCCCCAACTATCCCTGGCACCGCAATGACAACCGGGGTTTGGAGCGTCCGTTCGACTTCTCGCCGGGCACCGAACATAACCTGCAACTGGTGCTGGACGACGACCTGGTCACCATCTACGTCGACGACGTGGCGCTCAACTCCCGGGCGTGCAGCCCGACCGGTAAGGCGCTGGCCGTTCAGGTGGTCGACGGGTCGGTCAGTTTCGGGCCCAGCCGGTTGAGCACGCTGGCTTGA
- a CDS encoding VTT domain-containing protein codes for MADDRPEDGTRGEPVDGPDDSRPGQSDSVADDLNSAPRRAEASHPDVEADPDDQQAGDRDSDKGDQEREWWDDPGMPWKRKPTRSDIACLAWIGFLGVFSLAMLPVRAWLLGAPERLPWLVGLMGSRSGTTLLGSVIRVGDDLPYVWPILLGTLMSIKLDWTYWWAGKLWGRGMIEIWAGQSKRAARNYARAERWANKLGWVGMFVAYVPIPLPLTAVIFVLAGAQGMSLKKFLALDFASCLTWLVGYFFFGFFVGEPAVKLLEFYAKFANYVAVALVVVVVGLSFWRSSKKQEQRG; via the coding sequence GTGGCTGATGATCGTCCGGAAGATGGCACCCGTGGTGAACCCGTTGACGGGCCAGACGACTCGCGTCCGGGTCAGAGCGACTCGGTTGCCGATGACCTGAACTCAGCACCCCGTCGGGCCGAAGCGAGCCATCCCGATGTCGAGGCTGACCCTGATGATCAGCAGGCCGGCGATCGAGACTCCGACAAGGGTGACCAAGAACGCGAGTGGTGGGACGACCCCGGCATGCCCTGGAAGCGCAAGCCAACTCGCAGCGATATCGCGTGTCTGGCGTGGATCGGATTCTTGGGCGTCTTCAGTCTCGCGATGCTGCCGGTCAGGGCATGGCTGCTCGGCGCTCCCGAGCGGTTGCCGTGGCTGGTCGGGCTGATGGGCTCACGCTCGGGAACGACGCTGCTCGGCTCGGTGATCCGAGTCGGCGATGACCTGCCGTATGTCTGGCCGATCCTGCTTGGCACGTTGATGTCGATCAAGCTCGATTGGACGTATTGGTGGGCCGGCAAGCTGTGGGGCCGCGGCATGATCGAGATCTGGGCGGGGCAGTCGAAGCGTGCCGCCCGAAACTATGCCAGGGCGGAGCGTTGGGCGAACAAGCTCGGCTGGGTCGGCATGTTCGTGGCCTACGTGCCTATTCCGCTGCCGCTGACCGCGGTGATTTTCGTCCTCGCCGGGGCGCAGGGGATGAGTCTGAAGAAGTTTCTGGCGCTCGACTTCGCGTCCTGTCTGACGTGGCTGGTGGGCTATTTCTTCTTCGGGTTCTTCGTGGGGGAGCCCGCGGTCAAGCTGCTCGAGTTCTACGCGAAGTTCGCGAACTACGTGGCAGTGGCGCTGGTGGTGGTCGTCGTCGGGTTGAGCTTCTGGCGCAGCTCCAAGAAGCAAGAGCAGCGCGGCTGA